One region of Esox lucius isolate fEsoLuc1 chromosome 17, fEsoLuc1.pri, whole genome shotgun sequence genomic DNA includes:
- the LOC105006195 gene encoding neurexophilin-2 isoform X1: MKVIGWIILILSQWILRKVQGLEKQVTKNYPGLELGRAGSGKSLPYGMGGGATGGVKPPYQTTSRIFSTSMDGVGNPPMKPPLKTPTYSFLNPYDWARNQSLLLDQTGYRNKRKPSLKTAQKTKKIFGWGDFYFNVKTMKFSLLVTGKIVDHINGTFTVYFRHNSSSLGNVSVSIVPPTKVVEFEVLQHHQPGLHAQLHPELTQITQQHTPHQSTLDPKEIKTFNCRVEYEQTNRSKKPKPCLYDPSQTCFSEHTQSHAAWLCAKPFKVICIFISFFSIDYKLVQKVCPDYNFQSEHPYLG, from the coding sequence gtGCAGGGACTGGAGAAGCAGGTTACCAAGAACTATCCAGGACTTGAGCTGGGTCGAGCAGGCTCAGGGAAGTCCTTACCGTATGGCATGGGAGGGGGAGCCACAGGGGGAGTCAAACCCCCCTACCAGACCACCTCCCGCATCTTCTCCACCAGCATGGATGGGGTCGGCAACCCGCCCATGAAGCCCCCTCTGAAAACCCCCACCTACAGTTTCTTAAACCCCTACGATTGGGCACGTAATCAGTCGCTCCTACTTGACCAGACAGGCTACCGCAACAAACGCAAACCATCACTGAAGACGGCACAGAAGACCAAGAAGATCTTTGGTTGGGGGGATTTCTACTTCAACGTGAAGACCATGAAGTTCAGCCTTTTGGTGACGGGGAAGATAGTGGACCACATCAATGGCACGTTCACTGTCTATTTCCGCCACAACTCATCTAGTCTCGGAAATGTTTCTGTCAGTATCGTCCCTCCCACCAAGGTGGTTGAGTTCGAGGTGCTGCAGCACCACCAGCCAGGCCTCCATGCTCAGCTCCACCCAGAACTCACACAGATCACCCAACAGCATACGCCGCACCAGTCCACCCTTGACCCCAAGGAAATTAAGACCTTCAACTGCCGGGTGGAGTACGAACAGACCAATCGCTCCAAGAAGCCTAAGCCCTGCCTTTACGACCCGTCCCAGACCTGTTTCTCAGAGCACACCCAGTCCCACGCTGCCTGGCTCTGTGCCAAACCCTTTAAAGTCATCTGCATCTTCATCTCCTTCTTTAGTATTGATTATAAGCTTGTGCAGAAAGTGTGTCCGGACTACAATTTCCAGAGTGAACATCCTTACCTTGGATAA
- the LOC105006195 gene encoding neurexophilin-4 isoform X2, with product MGGGATGGVKPPYQTTSRIFSTSMDGVGNPPMKPPLKTPTYSFLNPYDWARNQSLLLDQTGYRNKRKPSLKTAQKTKKIFGWGDFYFNVKTMKFSLLVTGKIVDHINGTFTVYFRHNSSSLGNVSVSIVPPTKVVEFEVLQHHQPGLHAQLHPELTQITQQHTPHQSTLDPKEIKTFNCRVEYEQTNRSKKPKPCLYDPSQTCFSEHTQSHAAWLCAKPFKVICIFISFFSIDYKLVQKVCPDYNFQSEHPYLG from the coding sequence ATGGGAGGGGGAGCCACAGGGGGAGTCAAACCCCCCTACCAGACCACCTCCCGCATCTTCTCCACCAGCATGGATGGGGTCGGCAACCCGCCCATGAAGCCCCCTCTGAAAACCCCCACCTACAGTTTCTTAAACCCCTACGATTGGGCACGTAATCAGTCGCTCCTACTTGACCAGACAGGCTACCGCAACAAACGCAAACCATCACTGAAGACGGCACAGAAGACCAAGAAGATCTTTGGTTGGGGGGATTTCTACTTCAACGTGAAGACCATGAAGTTCAGCCTTTTGGTGACGGGGAAGATAGTGGACCACATCAATGGCACGTTCACTGTCTATTTCCGCCACAACTCATCTAGTCTCGGAAATGTTTCTGTCAGTATCGTCCCTCCCACCAAGGTGGTTGAGTTCGAGGTGCTGCAGCACCACCAGCCAGGCCTCCATGCTCAGCTCCACCCAGAACTCACACAGATCACCCAACAGCATACGCCGCACCAGTCCACCCTTGACCCCAAGGAAATTAAGACCTTCAACTGCCGGGTGGAGTACGAACAGACCAATCGCTCCAAGAAGCCTAAGCCCTGCCTTTACGACCCGTCCCAGACCTGTTTCTCAGAGCACACCCAGTCCCACGCTGCCTGGCTCTGTGCCAAACCCTTTAAAGTCATCTGCATCTTCATCTCCTTCTTTAGTATTGATTATAAGCTTGTGCAGAAAGTGTGTCCGGACTACAATTTCCAGAGTGAACATCCTTACCTTGGATAA